A section of the Perognathus longimembris pacificus isolate PPM17 chromosome 7, ASM2315922v1, whole genome shotgun sequence genome encodes:
- the Dmrtb1 gene encoding doublesex- and mab-3-related transcription factor B1 encodes MAETVVPSAGRWSIPLFAVDLAKLADNTLRTPKCSRCRNHGFLVPVKGHSGKCSWKHCTCEKCYLITERQKIMAAQKVLKKQGAEEEAEAALGAPGPQRLPGAAVAAVATIPAAMAATAAAAATPGPGLHLLPPPLGAARGVGLGLDGCGAPRFMQRPPRGRSPGPSAFQPVLSNRGHGRAGPSDHAAASWMPSCVVPPLPPEPVARPFPCRPEVRRPLRPVPTSPFANFRHPLSMNSSCVVGTEYMERESSKLYPSCSTMHSYCTFSLGYQDASPGLGLSPQRGFRHVSCSHFHGGGLVSEPVRDFQPTYYPPPPPPPPPPQVPPPPFLPPGFLSALHFLPPPPPPPSPPPFSLAILSDTDRENTDDQGAEAPQRPNQPSSQEKSD; translated from the exons TGGACCTTGCCAAACTGGCGGACAACACGCTGCGTACCCCGAAATGCTCCAGATGCCGGAACCATGGCTTCTTGGTGCCGGTCAAGGGCCATTCGGGCAAATGCAGCTGGAAGCACTGCACCTGCGAGAAGTGCTACTTAATTACCGAGCGCCAGAAGATCATGGCCGCGCAGAAGGTGCTCAAGAAGcaaggggcagaggaggaggccgAGGCAGCCCTGGGTGCGCCAGGGCCGCAAAGGCTTCCCGGGGCTGCGGTGGCAGCCGTGGCCACTATACCTGCGGCCATGGCCGCCACGGCGGCAGCGGCTGCCACGCCCGGCCCAGGCCTCCACCTGCTGCCGCCTCCGCTGGGGGCGGCCCGGGGCGTCGGCCTGGGCCTTGACGGCTGTGGGGCCCCTCGATTTATGCAGAGGCCGCCGAGAGGCCGCAGCCCCGGGCCCAGCGCCTTCCAGCCGGTGCTGAGCAATCGCGGCCACGGCCGCGCAGGGCCGAGTGATCACGCGGCCGCCTCATGGATGCCCAGCTGCGTGGTGCCCCCGCTGCCGCCAGAGCCCGTGGCCCGGCCCTTCCCCTGCCGTCCAGAGGTGCGCAGGCCGCTGCGGCCTGTGCCTACCTCACCATTCGCCAACTTCC GCCATCCTCTGAGCATGAACTCCAGCTGTGTGGTGGGTACTGAGTACATGGAGAGAGAGTCTTCCAAGCTGTACCCTAGCTGTTCCACCATGCATTCCTACTGCACCTTCTCTCTGGGTTACCAGGATGCatccccaggcctggggctgtccCCACAGAGGGGCTTCCGGCATGTCTCTTGCAGCCACTTCCATGGAGGAGGCTTG GTGTCTGAACCAGTGAGAGACTTCCAGCCAACCTActacccgccgccgccgccgccgccacccccaCCTCAAGTGCCACCGCCCCCGTTCCTGCCACCAGGCTTTCTCTCTGCGCTCCACTTCCTCCCACcgcctccaccaccaccatcaccaccgccTTTCTCTCTGGCCATCCTGTCTGATACAGACAGGGAGAACACTG ATGACCAGGGTGCAGAAGCTCCCCAAAGGCCCAACCAGCCATCCTCTCAGGAGAAGTCTGACTAA